The Scleropages formosus chromosome 11, fSclFor1.1, whole genome shotgun sequence genome window below encodes:
- the ankrd11 gene encoding ankyrin repeat domain-containing protein 11 isoform X2, giving the protein MPKGGGFKTPQLEDFPLNTDMVEKQTGKKDKVSSNKTPKLDRSDGIKEMKEKAPKRKLPFTVGANGDQKDSDSERQGPERKRIKKEPTNTRKSGLPFGMGLPGLRAGYPLSERQQVALLMQMTAEESVNSPDTTPKHQSQSSLGQKGTPNSASKTKDKVNKRNERGETRLHRAAIRGEARRIKELINEGADVNVKDFAGWTALHEACNRGYYDVAKQLLAAGAEVNTKGLDDDTPLHDASNNGHFKVVKLLLRYGADPRQSNRRGETPLKVANSPTMVNLLLGKGTYTSSEESSSDSSEEEDAPSFAPSSSVDGNNTDSEFEKGLKLKGKNLDPPKTTVTPVKDEYEFDEDDEEERVPPVDDKHLLKKEFRKDPMGKPNSFISIPKMEVKTYSKSNSLTPKKTARRIISDTNSSDEDDRTFSPSPAVRQPAAVAKNRESSTLTSKQLKEKNKVKKKRKKESKNNANKEVRFSKLSDKFCTSESESGDEESEDDKGSLKSSNCVKDSNTLNLKESCVFGSLSALSSSHSSLTSQKLTQSLAEQHPKQWRTDGWKTVSSPMWSDLSSSSDSVRTRLSSESDFSSADSSIESLKHVKKKSQENRKKNNIHTNSTEKKSSDFIKNSNLDGTVSKADKDGKVLKKHKVKHKHKSKEKEKAPSLVLNQDMNEKFVKSFSFDFDDTRQKSLIMEAESPADNKVRLSKHDKDHFKREDRLYKGKSEDKEWTPGKEIGRPKDEKFKKSKEFKEKTSKEEKDKSLKMDKERNLKEKSKEEKQKTHKDEKRRKSKDKPFKTEKKTEQIEDKYSKSEKDKSVKEDREKSKKDKIPKEEPDYEDYDIKGRILEDSKFSASDDDNDHWVSDLSSESSLYGDDSWDVPVKEYKEYKTNNSVRLIVETVKDEGRDRRKENKVKDKKTEHSEKRPDRDSTSKKKDFSDKGGEKKKDSDKVKLNSSYLSEKEKKRKESAESVKEKKDAIDSSRERKDPYEFAKERKDSRFKQDDTLRDEYGSESFFKDKSELETVARLTEARERNYSGRDMEKKGDGLERDKKDKSKPDKHKEKPKEKDRNAQDSEKGKIDKSATEKPPKEKDMDRSSKDRKEAMKDKHKDSHNKDKERKMSSEQMKDKKEKTSLERHSDRDKDFLEVKKEERKPEKVREKSWYNIDDIFTDESEDEDHYNGCLIADVHRKDHTPDRDDMEIFQTEKHRKYSAEGKQHSLDKHKEKEGKEKKKLSSDGWKEKKPSFEKHKDKKDSLDVRHKDRKDRISLDSTQDKKNKQKLLDKRHSSEEKLKGRYKDKLEKEHLKDRKPSKGSGENEKSLLEKLEEEALNDYRDDSNDKISEISSDSFTDRGHEPILSAFYDSSNISLPDTAEERRDLLSISYPQDKFREKERHRHSSSSSSKKSHDKEKDKVRKDKTDKRDKSEESKDSYRRRESLPFEKEPMPLEADPYTFTYGAKPDGEDDLDRTLEFEKEMNKKSEKDKAISTVTSEKVKDKKKKDKHKEKAKEEKHKYTDSFISLKHSKEEQKSGSKETPLILSLKEKSKDDGPKFETKIKERSKDVFDKDGRTDYTKSKLENDKVNQTRDATRKDSRPREKLLVDGDLRLTSFGQMLSQKDQEIEERHKRHKERMKQIEKLRHRSGDPKLKDKTKSSEDLRKNRTESSAKKSNSFETTLKKEKQKDVVLLSQIMSPERKLQSVDCQNSKDWLSGHPVTENLPASPRPDQNRPTGVPTPASVISCPSYEEVMQTPRTPSCSAEDYPDLMFDSIDCQSSSAMTMSMNACSPSFFDRYSTSSHSIQENGCLTPAKNLQMPTLSSVSLDVRRPLEDEFKVDSNFIQQESVPDSDLGPIAPRPPEDKMVSVDRLECLSPPGFSPDAGMPSPTLEPAEPASAAVTSTARSDHLPESIYGNLLLKPSTPVHRPDPQEPCVDIAAPPTPAPAALPPLDIDGFVEHHDSMSPSLHSEPNLVPSDPVGGSNFLTMTVAIQDEEPEYEVDDEEEEDNVQESESESHVDKEVEFERDGCSFVPSIAENIKRDWPESPERVQSEDVPLTPSRPSGGSMENSNDHPVSWTVNPEMLLKSPQRSFVELTLPSKIIPGTPEDSLQQHLSMTVPHPPSATPPYFPRPYCPPHNPESDYETQRDTVDEMLKPSLEAESNFITPCTRLESFFPDCKSTPEESGVTSEPQCLTEGTRQDYEVENTAPSVRQEPVVPWADPFPTAVDDLDYLGPFSLPDLPLQDKEMQEPTISDSEVMDYKHHPAHAASPTNVVKDDPESIPLDLPVESETPSSPAVVPLSEPVQKPVKTSEDCDRSEHELEPEPQKVPEDDSVEAAFSKVDDLVDERSENHASLQQASTEVNDHVEHSLSNSTVKEPSSPAVPPCSESVTACDIDNSQETPSITSHSQSSPIHAVPVSSVVPQSSPVSVSRLHETAPKTSVSATAAEVAKKVEEVPLRMTRNRAQMLANQSKQNNSAPTSSVTSSGPGLSNTSTSSTTTITPSTPAEKEKENSVTTAPSSNTAAPSIVSKTKGRPVEEDDAQTQHPRKRKFPKAGPQQVQVQLVNTAMQQTREMIQQTLAVIVNAIKLDDIEPYHSDRSNPYFEYLQIRKKIEEKRKILCYITPQAPQCYAEYVTYTGSYLLDGKPLSKLHIPVIAPPPSLSEPLKELFRQQEAVRGKLRLQHSIEREKLIVSCEQEVLRVHCRAARTIANQAVPFSACTMLLDLEVYNMPSETQGDENKSVRDRFNARQFISWIQDVDDKYDRMKTCLLMRQQHEAAALNAVQRMEWQLKVQELDPAGHKSLCVNEVPSFYVPMVDVNDDFVLLPA; this is encoded by the exons AGAGGCAAGGCCCAGAGCGAAAGCGGATCAAGAAGGAGCCCACCAACACGAGGAAGTCGGGCTTGCCTTTTGGTATGGGCCTACCCGGTCTCCGGGCTGGATACCCCCTGTCAGAGCGACAGCAGGTGGCCCTCCTCATGCAGATGACGGCAGAGGAGTCTGTAAACAGTCCAG ACACGACACCAAAGCACCAGTCCCAGTCAAGTCTTGGCCAGAAGGGAACACCCAACTCTGCCTCGAAAACCAAAGATAAAGTGAACAAACGCAACGAGAGGGGCGAGACACGACTTCATCGGGCTGCTATCCGTGGTGAGGCACGGCGCATCAAGGAGCTCATCAATGAGGGCGCAGACGTGAATGTGAAAGACTTTGCGG GCTGGACCGCACTGCACGAGGCGTGCAACCGGGGTTATTACGACGTGGCTAAGCAGCTGCTGGCAGCCGGGGCAGAGGTCAACACCAAGGGTCTGGATGATGACACTCCGCTGCATGACGCATCCAATAACGGGCACTTCAAG GTGGTGAAGTTGCTATTGCGATATGGAGCAGATCCTCGCCAAAGCAACAGGAGGGGAGAAACACCATTGAAAGTAGCCAACTCCCCTACCATGGTAAACTTGTTGCTTGGTAAAGGCACTTACACTTCTAGCGAGGAGAGCTCTTCAG ATTCCTCAGAGGAGGAAGATGCACCATCATTTGCCCCATCAAGTTCTGTTGATGGCAATAACACGGACTCTGAGTTTGAGAAGGGCCTGAAGCTGAAAGGGAAGAACCTCGACCCGCCGAAAACCACAGTAACACCAGTGAAGGACGAATATGAAtttgatgaggatgatgaggaggagcgGGTCCCTCCTGTCGATGACAAGCATCTCCTCAAAAAAGAGTTCCGCAAGGACCCCATGGGCAAACCAAACAGCTTCATTTCCATCCCCAAAATGGAGGTCAAGACATATTCCAAAAGCAACTCACTGACACCAAAGAAGACTGCACGCCGCATCATTTCTGACACCAACAGCTCAGATGAGGACGACCGAACTTTTTCACCGTCTCCTGCAGTTAGGCAGCCTGCAGCAGTAGCAAAGAACCGAGAGTCCAGCACTCTGACCTCCaaacaactgaaagaaaagaataaagttaaaaagaagaggaagaaggaaagTAAAAACAATGCTAATAAGGAGGTGCGGTTCAGTAAACTCAGCGATAAATTCTGCACCTCTGAGTCAGAGAGCGGGGACGAGGAGAGCGAAGATGATAAGGGCTCCCTGAAGAGCTCAAACTGTGTGAAGGACTCCAATACGTTGAACCTTAAGGAATCATGTGTTTTCGGTTCTCTGTCTGCATTATCCTCCTCCCACAGCAGTCTAACATCTCAAAAACTGACACAGTCTTTAGCAGAGCAACACCCTAAGCAATGGAGAACGGACGGCTGGAAGACAGTGTCCTCCCCAATGTGGTCCGACCTTAGCTCCTCCTCAGATTCTGTCAGAACCAGGCTCTCAAGCGAGTCAGACTTCTCTTCAGCGGACTCCAGCATAGAGTCTCTGAaacatgtgaaaaagaaatcacAGGAGAATAGGAAGAAGAATAATAttcatacaaactccacagaaaagAAGAGCTCAGATTTTATCAAGAACTCCAACTTAGACGGAACAGTCTCCAAGGCAGACAAAGATGGTAAAGTTCTAAAAAAGCATAaagttaaacacaaacacaaaagcaaagagaaggagaaggctCCTAGCCTTGTACTGAACCAGgacatgaatgaaaaatttgtcAAGAGCTTTTCGTTTGATTTTGATGACACACGACAAAAGTCACTCATCATGGAGGCAGAGTCTCCTGCAGACAACAAAGTGAGGCTCTCTAAGCATGACAAAGACCATTTTAAAAGGGAAGACCGATTGTATAAGGGCAAGTCCGAAGATAAGGAGTGGACTCCTGGAAAAGAGATTGGCCGACCTAAAGATGAGAAATTTAAGAAATCTAAAGAGTTTAAGGAGAAGACGAGCAAGGAGGAGAAGGATAAATCCCTCAAAATGGATAAAGAAAGAAATCTTAAAGAAAAGAGTAAGGAGGAAAAGCAGAAGACCCACAAGGATGAGAAAAGGAGGAAATCCAAGGACAAACcctttaaaacagaaaaaaagactgaacaaaTAGAAGATAAATATTCTAAATCTGAGAAGGATAAGAGTGTAAAGGAGGATCgggaaaaatcaaaaaaggACAAGATTCCAAAGGAAGAGCCTGATTATGAGGACTATGATATCAAGGGACGGATTTTAGAAGATAGCAAGTTCAGTGCTtctgatgatgacaatgatcaCTGGGTCTCAGACCTTTCCTCTGAATCATCTCTCTATGGAGATGATAGCTGGGATGTCCCAGTGAAGGAGTACAaagaatacaaaacaaacaattcagTCAGACTGATTGTGGAGACAGTGAAAGATGAAGGTCGGGATCGAAGGAAGGAAAATAAAGTGAAGGACAAAAAAACGGAACATAGTGAAAAACGTCCAGACAGAGATTCTACATccaaaaagaaagatttttcaGACAAAGGgggtgaaaagaaaaaggactCTGATAAAGTAAAACTGAATTCAAGCTACTTGtctgaaaaggagaaaaagaggaaagagtCTGCAGAGAGtgtcaaagaaaagaaagatgCTATTGACAGCAGCAGGGAAAGAAAAGATCCTTATGAGTTTGCAAAAGAGAGGAAGGATTCTAGGTTTAAACAAGATGACACCTTAAGAGATGAGTATGGCAGTGAAAgttttttcaaagacaaatcTGAGCTTGAGACTGTTGCTAGATTAACAGAAGCTAGAGAGAGGAACTACTCTGGAAGAGATATGGAGAAAAAAGGGGATGGTTTGGAAAGGGACAAGAAGGATAAATCAAAACCtgacaaacacaaggaaaaacctaaagaaaaagacagaaatgctCAGGACTCAGAAAAGGGCAAAATAGACAAAAGCGCAACTGAAAAACCTCCTAAAGAGAAAGACATGGACCGAAGTTCCAAAGACAGGAAGGAAGCAatgaaagacaaacacaaagactCCCACAATAAAGataaagagaggaaaatgtCTTCTGAGCAGATGAAAGACAAGAAGGAGAAGACCTCCCTGGAAAGACACAGTGACAGGGATAAGGACTTTCTGGAGGTAAAGAAGGAAGAGAGAAAACCAGAGAAGGTGAGAGAAAAGTCCTGGTACAATATTGATGatattttcacagatgagagtgAAGATGAAGATCATTACAATGGATGTCTTATAGCAGATGTCCACAGAAAAGATCATACACCTGACAGGGATGACATGGAAATTTTCCAAACTGAGAAACATCGAAAGTACTCTGCAGAAGGGAAGCAACATTCCTTAGACAAGCATAAAGAAAAGGAGggtaaagagaagaaaaaattgTCATCTGATGGTTGGAAAGAGAAAAAGCCTTCTTTTGAGAAACATAAAGATAAAAAGGACTCTCTTGATGTAAGACATAAGGATCGCAAGGATCGTATTTCCCTTGACTCCACCCaggacaagaaaaacaaacaaaagttgCTGGACAAGAGGCATTCAAGTGAAGAAAAGCTTAAGGGCAGGTACAAGGATAAGCTTGAGAAAGAGCATCTGAAGGACAGAAAACCGTCGAAGGGAAGTGGTGAGAATGAGAAATCCCTTCTAGAGAAACTGGAAGAAGAGGCTCTGAATGACTACAGGGACGACTCCAATGATAAAATCAGTGAGATATCATCGGACAGTTTTACAGACCGTGGCCATGAGCCGATTCTCAGCGCCTTCTATGATTCCTCCAACATTAGCCTGCCAGACACTGCTGAAGAGAGGAGGGACTTGCTTTCTATTTCTTACCCACAGGATAAGTTCCgtgagaaagaaagacacaGGCATTCATCATCGTCATCTTCCAAAAAGAGCCACGATAAGGAAAAAGACAAAGTCAGAAAGGATAAGACTGACAAGCGCGATAAGTCTGAGGAGAGCAAGGATTCTTACAGGCGGAGAGAAAGTCTGCCCTTTGAAAAGGAGCCCATGCCTTTGGAAGCCGACCCATATACCTTTACCTATGGGGCCAAGCCAGATGGCGAGGATGATTTAGATAGAACACTGGAGTTtgagaaagaaatgaataagAAGTCTGAGAAAGACAAAGCTATCAGTACTGTTACCAGTGAGAAAGtcaaagacaaaaagaagaaagacaaacatAAGGAGAAAGCAAAAGAGGAGAAGCACAAATACACAGAcagctttatttctttaaaacactCAAAAGAAGAGCAGAAATCCGGATCTAAAGAGACCCCTCTGATCCTTAGTTTAAAAGAGAAGTCAAAAGACGATGGTCcaaaatttgaaacaaaaatcaaGGAAAGAAGTAAAGATGTATTTGACAAAGATGGGAGAACAGATTACACAAAGTCAAAGCTAGAGAATGACAAGGTTAATCAAACAAGAGATGCAACTCGGAAAGATAGTCGTCCACGGGAGAAGTTATTAGTCGATGGTGATCTCAGATTGACCAGTTTTGGACAAATGCTTAGTCAGAAGGACCAAGAAATTGAAGAGCGTCATAAAAGACATAAGGAGAGAATGAAACAGATTGAAAAGCTGAGACATAGATCTGGGGATCCtaaattaaaagacaaaacCAAATCCAGTGAAGATTTACGCAAGAACCGCACAGAGTCATCAGCTAAAAAATCTAATTCCTTTGAAACGACATTAAAGAAGGAAAAGCAGAAAGATGTTGTCCTTCTGTCTCAAATAATGTCTCCTGAAAGGAAATTGCAATCTGTGGACTGTCAGAATTCAAAAGATTGGCTGTCTGGACATCCAGTGACTGAAAACCTCCCTGCCTCCCCGAGACCAGATCAGAACAGGCCTACTGGTGTTCCCACTCCCGCATCTGTGATCTCATGTCCCAGTTATGAAGAAGTCATGCAAACACCTCGCACTCCTTCCTGCAGTGCAGAGGACTATCCTGATCTCATGTTTGATAGCATAGACTGTCAGAGTTCATCTGCTATGACTATGTCTATGAATGCCTGCTCGCCATCCTTCTTTGACAGATATTCAACTTCTTCACATAGCATTCAAGAAAATGGCTGTCTAACTCCAGCAAAAAACCTTCAGATGCCTACTCTTAGTTCAGTTTCACTTGATGTCAGAAGACCTTTGGAAGATGAGTTTAAAGTGGACTCTAATTTCATTCAGCAAGAGAGTGTACCTGACTCAGATTTGGGACCTATTGCACCTCGCCCTCCAGAGGATAAGATGGTTTCAGTTGACAGGCTTGAATGCCTGTCTCCTCCTGGATTTTCACCTGATGCTGGAATGCCATCACCAACGCTAGAGCCAGCTGAGCCCGCCTCAGCTGCTGTAACCTCAACAGCTAGAAGTGATCACCTTCCTGAAAGTATTTATGGTAATCTTTTACTGAAGCCATCAACTCCAGTGCACAGACCTGATCCTCAGGAGCCATGTGTAGACATTGCAGCTCCTCCTACTCCTGCCCCAGCTGCTCTCCCACCTCTGGACATAGATGGATTCGTGGAGCATCACGATTCAATGTCTCCATCACTGCACAGTGAGCCCAATCTAGTTCCCTCAGATCCTGTTGGAGGAAGTAATTTTTTGACAATGACTGTAGCGATACAAGATGAGGAACCTGAATATGAAgttgatgatgaggaggaggaagataaTGTTCAGGAGTCAGAAAGTGAGAGCCATGTAGACAAAGAGGTGGAGTTTGAAAGAGATGGCTGTTCTTTTGTTCCATCCATTGCAGAGAATATAAAAAGGGATTGGCCTGAATCCCCAGAGAGAGTACAGTCTGAGGATGTGCCTCTGACTCCCAGTCGTCCTTCTGGAGGCAGCATGGAAAATTCCAATGATCACCCTGTCAGCTGGACTGTTAATCCGGAGATGCTCTTGAAATCACCTCAAAGGAGTTTTGTGGAGTTAACATTGCCCTCCAAGATCATTCCTGGAACACCAGAAGACAGCCTGCAGCAGCATCTTTCCATGACAGTGCCTCACCCCCCATCAGCAACTCCACCTTACTTCCCCAGACCGTACTGTCCTCCACACAACCCCGAGTCTGATTATGAGACTCAAAGGGATACAGTAGATGAAATGCTTAAGCCATCACTTGAGGCTGAATCAAATTTCATAACCCCTTGCACAAGACTGGAGTCTTTTTTCCCTGACTGTAAATCCACCCCTGAAGAGAGTGGTGTAACCTCAGAACCTCAGTGCCTGACAGAAGGCACTCGTCAGGATTATGAAGTTGAGAACACAGCACCATCTGTCAGACAGGAGCCGGTGGTGCCATGGGCAGACCCCTTTCCTACTGCAGTGGATGACTTGGATTATTTGGGACCTTTCTCCTTGCCAGATTTGCCCTTACAAGACAAAGAAATGCAAGAGCCTACCATCTCAGATTCAGAGGTTATGGATTACAAACATCATCCTGCCCATGCTGCATCTCCCACTAATGTAGTTAAAGATGATCCTGAATCAATACCGTTGGACTTGCCAGTTGAATCCGAAACGCCCagttctcctgctgttgtaccactgaGTGAACCTGTACAGAAACCAGTTAAAACCTCAGAAGACTGCGATCGGTCAGAACATGAACTGGAACCAGAACCCCAGAAAGTTCCAGAGGACGATTCTGTGGAAGCTGCTTTTTCAAAAGTTGATGATTTGGTAGATGAAAGAAGTGAAAACCATGCAAGTTTGCAGCAAGCTTCCACAGAGGTAAATGATCATGTAGAGCATTCATTGTCAAACTCAACAGTGAAAGAGCCTAGTTCTCCTGCTGTTCCACCATGCTCTGAGTCAGTAACCGCTTGTGACATTGACAACAGTCAAGAAACTCCATCTATCACAAGTCACTCTCAGAGCAGTCCAATCCATGCTGTCCCTGTGTCATCAGTTGTCCCACAGTCAAGCCCAGTTTCAGTGTCAAGGCTCCATGAGACTGCTCCTAAAACATCTGTTTCTGCAACTGCTGCTGAAGTTGCCAAGAAGGTGGAGGAGGTACCGCTGAGAATGACAAGGAACCGTGCTCAGATGCTGGCCAATCAGAGCAAGCAGAACAACTCTGCCCCCACCTCCAGTGTGACATCATCTGGCCCAGGTCTGAGCAATACCAGCACTTCCTCTACCACCACCATAACCCCTTCTACCCctgcagagaaagagaaggaaaactCTGTCACCACTGCTCCCAGCTCCAACACTGCTGCcccatccattgtcagtaaGACCAAAGGCCGCCCTGTGGAGGAGGATGATGCCCAGACGCAACATCCACGCAAGAGGAAGTTCCCTAAGGCTGGCCCCCAGCAGGTGCAAGTCCAGTTGGTCAATACAGCTATGCAGCAGACAAGAGAGATGATCCAGCAAACGTTGGCCGTCATCGTGAATGCCATCAAGCTGGATGACATTGAGCCCTACCACAGTGATCGTTCCAACCCCTACTTTGAGTATCTGCAGATACGGAAGAAGATTGAGGAGAAAAGGAAGATCCTGTGCTACATCACTCCCCAAGCCCCTCAGTGTTATGCTGAATACGTCACCTACACAGGTTCCTATCTGCTGGATGGCAAACCCCTCAGCAAATTACACATCCCTGTT ATTGCTCCACCACCATCTTTATCAGAACCCCTGAAAGAGCTGTtcagacagcaggaggcagtCAGGGGAAAGTTGAGGCTTCAGCATAGCATTGAGCGG GAGAAGCTGATAGTGTCATGCGAACAGGAAGTTCTACGGGTACACTGCAGAGCAGCAAGGACGATAGCCAACCAGGCTGTCCCCTTTAGTGCCTGCACCATGCTTTTGGATTTGGAAGTGTACAACATGCCTTCTGAGACTCAG GGCGATGAGAATAAGTCTGTGAGAGACCGCTTCAATGCCCGTCAGTTTATTTCCTGGATTCAGGATGTAGATGACAAGTACGACCGCATGAAG ACGTGTTTATTAATGAGACAGCAGCACGAGGCTGCAGCCCTTAACGCAGTGCAGAGGATGGAGTGGCAACTCAAGGTGCAGGAGCTGGACCCAGCTGGACATAAGTCTCTCTGTGTGAATGAGGTCCCTTCCTTCTACGTGCCAATGGTTGACGTCAATGATGACTTTGTGCTGTTGCCCGCATGA